DNA from Amorphoplanes friuliensis DSM 7358:
AAAAGCCGAAATCGCTGGTGGGGTCTGCTGACGGGCCTCGTAGCGGCCGTGGCCGGCACTGTCGTCATGACCGGTGCCGCCGCCGCGAGCCCGGCCGCGTCGAGCGTCTCGGCGGTCTCCGACGTCGCCGCGGGATACGGGCACACCTGTGCCGTCCGCACCGACAGCACGCTGTGGTGCTGGGGCAGCAACTACCTCGGGGAGCTGGGTGACGGCACCACGACGGCCAGGACCGCACCCGTGCGGATCGGGACTGCCGCCACGTGGGCGAGCATCGATGCCGGCACGAGCTACACCTGTGCGGTCCGCACCGACGGCTCCCTGTGGTGCTGGGGCAACAACTTCCGGGGCCAGCTCGGTGACGGCACGACCACCTCCAGAACCTCCCCGGTACGCGTCGGCGACGGCACGACCTGGGCCTCGGTCAGCGCGGGGGACAGCCACACCTGCGCGACCCGTACCGACGGTTCGCTGTGGTGCTGGGGCTTCAACCGGTTCGCGCAGCTGGGGATCGGGACCGACCCCTACTATGCGACCAGCCCTGTCCGGGTCGGCACGGCGACCACCTGGGCGAGTGTCACGACCGGGTTCGCGCACACCTGCGCCGTGCGTACCGATGGGACTCTGTGGTGCTGGGGTGACAGCACCGACGGGCAGCTCGGCCTCGGTGGGTTGAGCTTCCGGGACACCCCGGCGCAGGTCGGCACCGAGACCACGTGGACCGGTGTGACAGCCGGTTACGCCTTCACCTGTGCGGTCCGCGCCCAGGGGACACTGTGGTGCTGGGGTGAGAACGGTTACGGACAGCTGGGCGTCAGTGGCACCCACCGGACCGCGCCCGTCCAGGTCGGGACGGCCACCACGTGGACCGAGGTCCGGGCGGGCTTCGACACGGCGTGTGCTGTGCGTACCGACAACAGCCTGTGGTGCTGGGGCAACAACGCGACCGGGCAGCTGGGTGACGGAACGACGACCCACCGGTACGCCCCCACCCGCATCGGCACCGGCACCGCCTGGACCAGCGACTTCGCGGTGAGTTTCCACATCTGCGGCTTCCGCGGCGACAGCAGCCTGTGGTGCTGGGGCAACAACGCCAACGGCCAGCTCGGCGACGGCAC
Protein-coding regions in this window:
- a CDS encoding RCC1 domain-containing protein — translated: MTGAAAASPAASSVSAVSDVAAGYGHTCAVRTDSTLWCWGSNYLGELGDGTTTARTAPVRIGTAATWASIDAGTSYTCAVRTDGSLWCWGNNFRGQLGDGTTTSRTSPVRVGDGTTWASVSAGDSHTCATRTDGSLWCWGFNRFAQLGIGTDPYYATSPVRVGTATTWASVTTGFAHTCAVRTDGTLWCWGDSTDGQLGLGGLSFRDTPAQVGTETTWTGVTAGYAFTCAVRAQGTLWCWGENGYGQLGVSGTHRTAPVQVGTATTWTEVRAGFDTACAVRTDNSLWCWGNNATGQLGDGTTTHRYAPTRIGTGTAWTSDFAVSFHICGFRGDSSLWCWGNNANGQLGDGTSTQRPVPGQVVLPA